A part of Aegilops tauschii subsp. strangulata cultivar AL8/78 chromosome 2, Aet v6.0, whole genome shotgun sequence genomic DNA contains:
- the LOC120970895 gene encoding uncharacterized protein, with the protein MGDPVCLCCLDEQMAYHALSELKPGVKNWNVCVHVSHLWEYRGGTDTGPVQHVDMVLVNNKGNAMYAEIGKDDLEHKAPLLADGNTYTLTRFMVSLATLLWKQWLTSKMAFWSSCTTLFRFWTSQPMWERTSALYCWVIVSVSAAAFLCIARQPTLTTKRTIVLEDHFYFIFSVLEVYIWFKLQTY; encoded by the exons ATGGGTGATCCCGTTTGTCTCTGCTGCTTGGACGAGCAG ATGGCCTACCATGCTCTGTCGGAACTGAAACCCGGAGTGAAGAACTGGAATGTCTGCGTTCATGTCTCCCACCTCTGGGAATACCGCGGTGGCACCGACACTGGTCCGGTGCAACATGTAGACATGGTTCTGGTCAATAACAAG GGAAATGCTATGTACGCTGAGATAGGAAAGGATGACTTGGAGCATAAAGCTCCGCTATTGGCTGACGGCAACACATACACTCTGACCAGATTCATGGTGTCGCTTGCCACACTATTGTGGAAGCAGTGGCTGACATCCAAGATGGCTTTCTGGAGTTCGTGTACGACCCTATTCCGTTTCTGGACCTCGCAGCCTATGTGGGAGAGAACAAGCGCTTT ATATTGTTGGGTCATAGTGAGTGTCTCTGCTGCTGCATTTCTCTGCATTGCGCGCCAGCCAACTCTGACCACCAAACGCACTATAGTCCTGGAAGACCACTTTTATTTCATTTTCTCTGTTCTTGAGGTTTATATATGGTTCAAACTTCAAACATATTAA
- the LOC123497321 gene encoding uncharacterized protein: MGKASRAKKAKAQEHPCPRCGLNLVEAKTTLGHDDIACAAHKLKVQGEPRPWGNSRFSFACAVCRRFLHGVVTACSGADIADGSQISEPALLNRPQGSSSEIQQAGAWMAYHALSELKPGVKNWNVCVHVSHLWEYRGGTDTGPVQHVDMVLVNNKIHGVACHTIVEAVADIQDGFLEFVYDPIPFLDLAAYVGENKRFVHQLLKFIAKISEHPNGKVLLWKMGIARVLNKLLKNCSNASYLEDKAISERGAYRSDQLMLKWRIPLFRCLASIFSAQPSGKEQTAIEESSDNASVEECSSIMHHLLVLCQALPIFLDRIFNPVLAIILSVTFVLAFGEVVPQAICTRYGLAVGASFVWLVRIVMFIAYPIAYPIGKVNQQSHITQ, translated from the exons ATGGGCAAGGCGAGCAgggccaagaaggccaaggcccaGGAACACCCGTGCCCAAGATGCGGGCTAAACCTCGTGGAGGCGAAGACCACGCTGGGCCACGACGACATCGCCTGCGCGGCCCACAAGCTGAAG GTGCAGGGTGAGCCTCGTCCCTGGGGAAACAGCAGATTCAGTTTTGCCTGCGCGGTGTGCCGCAGATTTCTCCACGGCGTCGTCACGGCGTGTTCTGGGGCTGACATTGCAGATGGTTCACAGATTTCTGAGCCTGCACTACTCAACCGACCCCAAGGGTCTTCGTCGGAAATTCAGCAGGCGGGGGCATGG ATGGCCTACCATGCTCTGTCGGAACTGAAACCCGGAGTGAAGAACTGGAATGTCTGCGTTCATGTCTCCCACCTCTGGGAATACCGCGGTGGCACCGACACTGGTCCGGTGCAACATGTAGATATGGTTCTGGTCAATAACAAG ATTCATGGTGTCGCTTGCCACACTATTGTGGAAGCAGTGGCTGACATCCAAGATGGCTTTCTGGAGTTCGTGTACGACCCTATTCCGTTTCTGGACCTCGCAGCCTATGTTGGGGAGAACAAGCGCTTT GTGCATCAGTTACTAAAGTTCATTGCAAAAATTTCAGAACATCCAAATGGCAAG GTATTGCTATGGAAAATGGGAATTGCACGGGTTCTTAATAAGTTGCTAAAGAACTGCAGCAACGCATCTTACTTGGAAGATAAAGCGATCTCTGAAAGAGGAGCCTACAGAAGTGACCAACTTATGCTCAAATGGAGGATTCCCTTATTCAGATGTCTCGCATCTATCTTCAGTGCCCAGCCATCTGGCAAAGAGCAGACTGCTATTGAAGA GTCCTCAGATAATGCTAGCGTTGAGGAGTGCTCTTCTATCATGCATCACCTCTTGGTCTTATGCCAG GCTCTCCCTATATTCCTTGACAGGATTTTCAATCCTGTTCTTGCAATTATATTGTCAGTGACATTTGTTCTTGCCTTTGGGGAG GTTGTACCTCAAGCAATATGTACCAGGTATGGGCTGGCAGTGGGTGCTAGCTTTGTTTGGCTCGTACGCATCGTCATGTTCATTGCCTATCCTATTGCTTACCCTATTGGGAAGGTAAATCAGCAAAGTCACATTACTCAATAG